In Lates calcarifer isolate ASB-BC8 linkage group LG4, TLL_Latcal_v3, whole genome shotgun sequence, a genomic segment contains:
- the LOC108883691 gene encoding uncharacterized protein LOC108883691 isoform X1, translating into MTRRGVWIAKNMSWTQRGRSGSHIVPGAQQTARSTAGGTRWRVRRKDRQEITSVMSAKAKVLLWVLLSLLPLAEGAHMKAGAAGVGSDSGHAVGLLGGQEERELPVTLPEVVEDEEQEDDSDPYSTWHALYDPFVMDEVDDHPSSRWAGRSPRSSDPTEPQPKGSQKKKKKRRRKEEEEETGKRDKKGKGKNRRPKQSSRDCRVEKREMRVRDLGLGFDSDEIVLFKFCVGSCQSSRTNYDLALKALLENGSLPRRKVSSHPCCRPDRYESVSFMDAQTTWRTIQSLSAASCMCMG; encoded by the exons ATGACGCGTCGCGGCGTATGGATTGCCAAAAACATGAGCTGGACGCAGCGCGGAAGAAGCGGCTCTCACATCGTCCCCGGTGCGCAGCAGACTGCGCGCAGCACAGCCG gtGGGACCAGATGGAGGGTTCGGAGGAAGGATAGACAGGAGATTACCTCTGTAATGTCAGCAAAGGCCAAG GTGCTGCTCTGggtgctcctctctctgctgcctctggcGGAAGGAGCTCATATGAAAGCGGGTGCTGCTGGTGTGGGATCAGACTCAGGCCACGCTGTGGGCCTGCTGGGAGGCCAGGAGGAGCGAGAGCTTCCTGTGACGTTGCCAGAGGTGGTGGAGGACGAGGAGCAGGAAGATGACAGTGACCCTTACTCCACTTGGCATGCTCTATATG ATCCTTTTGTGATGGATGAGGTGGATGACCATCCCAGTAGTCGCTGGGCCGGGCGTTCTCCACGCTCCTCTGACCCCACGGAACCTCAACCCAAGGGatcacagaagaagaagaagaagaggaggaggaaagaggaagaggaagagacaggaaaaagagataaaaaggGTAAAGGTAAAAACAGGCGGccaaagcagagcagcagagactgccgtgtggagaagagagagatgagggttCGGGACCTGGGCCTGGGGTTTGACTCAGATGAGATTGTCCTCTTTAAGTTTTGCGTGGGTTCCTGCCAGTCTTCAAGAACAAATTACGACCTGGCGCTGAAGGCGCTGCTGGAAAATGGGTCGCTGCCTCGGCGCAAGGTCAGCAGCCACCCCTGCTGCCGGCCCGACCGGTACGAGTCAGTCTCCTTCATGGACGCCCAGACCACGTGGAGGACCATCCAGTCGTTATCTGCCGCCAGCTGCATGTGTATGGGCTGA
- the LOC108883691 gene encoding artemin isoform X2, with protein MSAKAKVLLWVLLSLLPLAEGAHMKAGAAGVGSDSGHAVGLLGGQEERELPVTLPEVVEDEEQEDDSDPYSTWHALYDPFVMDEVDDHPSSRWAGRSPRSSDPTEPQPKGSQKKKKKRRRKEEEEETGKRDKKGKGKNRRPKQSSRDCRVEKREMRVRDLGLGFDSDEIVLFKFCVGSCQSSRTNYDLALKALLENGSLPRRKVSSHPCCRPDRYESVSFMDAQTTWRTIQSLSAASCMCMG; from the exons ATGTCAGCAAAGGCCAAG GTGCTGCTCTGggtgctcctctctctgctgcctctggcGGAAGGAGCTCATATGAAAGCGGGTGCTGCTGGTGTGGGATCAGACTCAGGCCACGCTGTGGGCCTGCTGGGAGGCCAGGAGGAGCGAGAGCTTCCTGTGACGTTGCCAGAGGTGGTGGAGGACGAGGAGCAGGAAGATGACAGTGACCCTTACTCCACTTGGCATGCTCTATATG ATCCTTTTGTGATGGATGAGGTGGATGACCATCCCAGTAGTCGCTGGGCCGGGCGTTCTCCACGCTCCTCTGACCCCACGGAACCTCAACCCAAGGGatcacagaagaagaagaagaagaggaggaggaaagaggaagaggaagagacaggaaaaagagataaaaaggGTAAAGGTAAAAACAGGCGGccaaagcagagcagcagagactgccgtgtggagaagagagagatgagggttCGGGACCTGGGCCTGGGGTTTGACTCAGATGAGATTGTCCTCTTTAAGTTTTGCGTGGGTTCCTGCCAGTCTTCAAGAACAAATTACGACCTGGCGCTGAAGGCGCTGCTGGAAAATGGGTCGCTGCCTCGGCGCAAGGTCAGCAGCCACCCCTGCTGCCGGCCCGACCGGTACGAGTCAGTCTCCTTCATGGACGCCCAGACCACGTGGAGGACCATCCAGTCGTTATCTGCCGCCAGCTGCATGTGTATGGGCTGA